The region CAGTTCAGAGGAATCGTAACTAATTCCGCAAGAtctataattcattattttaactCTTTTTACCAGGGAATGACTAAAAAGCCTTCTGAGTCCACCAAGAATCTTCTGCACCCATATTTTCAATGGATACTAAAAGAGacctttctttttctttttaccGTCAACAGTTTCTCTGCTTCCTTCCAAGGATCTCCTTCGTAATTCATCAATTGTCACTTGATTATCCTTCTCCCATGCTTCTTTTTCCATCTCGAATTGTCTCCTTTTCTCTTCTAGTTCCTTAGTTTGCTGATCTAGCTGCTTCTTGGTGGCCTCATGTCTTCTTGTTAGTTCAATTTCACTGTCTTTAAGTTTCTGTTTTTTCTCTCTCACTTTCATCTCAAACACCTGTTCCATCTCAGCTTCCATCTTTTTCATCTTCAGATCGTGTTCTCTTTTCTCCTCGTCCATTTGAGCAAGTGGGTTTTTGTTCAATATCCTGTTGGTTTTGCCATCAACACCTAACCCGGCTAACTTCCTACATCTATAATTCTCGTAATGAACATTATTTGTAACATCTTTCAAGTCTTGTAAATGTGTCCTGATCACCATATTTCTCAGAGCAATAAAATCACAATGTTCGAGATTCTCCACTTCTGCGATACCCCATGGATACTTTCTTCCTCTCAGTTTCTTGCCATCGATTTCAACTACTGCATTGGAACCAACGACAGCAAAAGGAACCCTATCTTTTAAAGATTTGTTGAGTTTATGATCATCTTCATCTTCAAGTGAATCAggaaattcatatattttaattttgtgcaaagcaatttcattcaaaatttgttttttgaataaggTACATTCTTCAGCGGTCAAGGTATCTGCTTTCGCAATAATAGGAATAATGTTAACTTTATCACATAATcgtttcataaattcaatgtcCAATGATTTGAGCCCATGGCCAGAtggttgaatgaaatataaacaGCAGTGTATCCTCATATCGGGACTCTGCTTTCTTGTCACTCTTGCCTCACAATTCAGATAATCCTCGTACTTTGATTCAATATATTCTATTATAGGAACCCAGCAATTACTATTATCTACAGCATCACCAAATCCAGGTGTGTCAACTACTGTTAGTAGCAAATTAACACCATTTTCCTTCAACATAACTCTTGTAGTTTCAACAGCCACTGTTTTTTTGAGCCTTTGAGTTGGTCCAGGATAATCAGTTGAATTGTATATATCTGTTAAAAACATAGAGTTTATCAATGTTGATTTTCCTAATCCTGATTCACCGACTACCATCAATGTGAAttcaaaacctttttttactgcCTTTCGGTAAACCTGATTTGGTAAGTTAGCAAATCCTACATAACCATCCAATTCTTTTGGTTTGGGCCTTTCTTTAACTATTTCTGGAGTGGATTCTTTGCTATTTTCATCTTTGGCTGATTCTGGACTTGAAGGTTTAATTGGAGGTTCTGGAGGTTTATTCTCCACAGGAGGAACTTTACTACTGATTCGATTGGAATCTTTATTGGTGTCTGCTGCAGCATTGTTGAAGAACATTTCTCGTTTACTTTGCATTGcagaatttgagttgatttcactGCCATTGGTTCCATTAGCTGTACCATTTGGTGTTGAGCCTGAAGTTGGACTTTGTTGGTCCATAAATTTCTGTCTCATTGCTAAACGATCAAGACTGGAGAGACGATACGAACCTCCAATACTATCCTTGTCCCTGTCTCGATTCAGACCACTTCCGGCATTAAAACTAGAAGTATATTTTGGTAGTGTGGGAGGTGGAGTCGGCTTTTGGTCTGTATTCCTATTCAAAAGAGCACTACTTGAAGTATACATATAACTGCTCGGCATAATGTTAGGTCGAGATTTAATTGTAGCAGTCGGTTGAGTTGTGGGGACACTATTCACATTATTGGCACTCATTGTTACGAATTAATGCACTTCACACATAGTTCACAATCTCATTGTTTGAAAGCTTTTGTTTACAAGTCGCTACACTAGTTCACTTGACAGAATGACAGTTACACCGGCTCCGATGAGTAATTTTCACTATGCAAGCCACGCCCGTGGCGTCCCTCAATCAGAATCTGCAAACAGAAAAGAAAACATCCTTGTATAATCGTATTCTATGTTCGCAACTTTTCACACTTACCTGTTCAAAATATGGTATTGCGATGGATGTTTACATCTATTGTGTTCTTTAATAAACTGAGATAACAGCCGATTTTCTGCTGCTCCACGCAACTACACGATGTATTTGAATCGGACAGACTTCGTTCGTTGTAGGCAATTCCAGATGGCGAACTCGTCATATGCACAGCCGAGCCGACTTCGATCCGCCTGAAGTTGTACGCGCTGTGTGGAGGGAGACAAAGATAGCATAACGCGCCATTGCCATATTTATTCTTCAGTCGTATTGAGGAAGGATTTTTAGCAAGCGAAATTTCTACATTTTGtctgaataatttttgaaatattctcgaGAATCTCTGAACAAATAAATGAAAGCGATATtaaaagaagaaaattataaCACTGTGTTGATTTGTTTTTagatattaaaaaattcaatgcaGACCTTCGTTTTTGGAtatattcataacttttttcaaaCCATCCTTTAGAATTATGCTAAAAGCATTCAAAcgaaactaataaaaaaatggGCATCGtatattgattgaaaataattgaattatataCCTGAAAcagatattgaaaattatagttttacaaaaattaacatATTAAAAAACGAATAATGAATAGGTTTTTGCATAATGAAAATTATGTGAAATATTCAACTCGTTTTTCGAGTTCTGATTTATGAATCAAAGAACTGGCAACGTCGAAACCACAGTCGACCACAAATATCGAAACTAAATCGATTTAACTGAGATCCATTTCGAATATGAATATTTCCTGAAACAATAAGGAGAAAAGTATGAAAATGTAACTCTACAGAGTATCCTAGAAATATCGAACAGAAAGTGAATAGGTCATGAACTAGGTCAAGGCCTACCAAGTACCAGCAACCAGCATAACGAACTTCAAGAGACAGCCAAATTTACCATTATTTACGTGGTTCTAATAGGTATATTTGAAACTTTATTGCTGAAATTAAGTTGCTAcactttcaataatttttttctaactgTGTTAAACTAGgctcaattattttttcaattttacctGAATGATTTCAAGTGGTAATCGTATTTCTGTCCATTAAAAGTTTCATTATAATGAAATGATATGTAGGCCCTGCCTGGTCAATTCTATATTTTAGCAAATATAGGTAACGTGTTATTTATTTGACACTCTGTCTGATAGAGATAATGGTGAGTTATTTTGTAGGTACTCTTGTTGAATAGAATTCCTCGAGTCCCTAGGTATTGGAAACCTCAATAACATCCAAGACTTTAAAATGGCCATTCACTCTGAAGGATGTCTGTATAAATATTTCTGTTTCTTGGAACCATAAATCAAGTTTAGGCTCGATTGCCTACCCTGAAAGGGAAGTTACGTGACTCCCTAATCGATTTTTTGTTATGTCATAGCCATGCCGATTGCCGAAAGCGTTATGGTAGGTCTAAATTGACTAAAGTAACAGGGGATAtagttcaaatttttattttctacttAATCCGTAGGATTGAATGGGTTTATTTAATCGTTCAATTAAACGGATTCTGAAGGATTGATATTTATGTTATACAATACAGTCCAActtcattttgacgtttcagAATGACTCATTTGTCTGGTCCTACATAATATAGCAAGAGGAAACATTGTGtggaaaatgtttttcataTTCTACAAGGCAAATTGTTTTGAAGATTCGCTTTCTACCTGCGTTATATGACATAAGTTATCGTCACCAATGAACAACATTGATAattataatgtttattttcactcataattttaattctttaatatcttttttttcattcttcattgaaatttgtTAGTTCCAAATTACTACTACGCCCTTCTTATATCTGCTTGCATTTTGGTACCTATACTTCTTCCAAATAACCGAAAAATATTAGTCTGTTGTGAGAACGTATTAAtcgttcattcattcaaaaaatgagCTACCAAGAAGTTGAAATATGTCTTCGATTTCAGGATGAAATTGCTCTCTCTTATTACTTCTTTACTACCAAATTCCATAAAGGAAAATTAATATCTTCTTCCTCAGCCCTTCTTCATCCACTCCTGGACGTAGGCCTCCTTCAAATGACTCCACTCCGATCTGTTCTGTGTGAATTAATATATTCATGttataaagagttttccaataagaggtttctttttgaatagcccgctactTGGGCAGCTGTCAATTTTGAAGCTGTCGCCATTACTAAATATAGAACGATTTCCTAATTGATCAGAACGATACACGTTTGAAAAACgcaatgaaattattaaaattcactacctaaaaaatgtcaaaactaaagcactgtTGGGTCATCGTGAAACAACTTCTCGGCCTGTAATAGTGAATctggtaaaaaaaattgagctgttGGCACAAGTCACTGATGTGAAGTATCGAAACCGTGTGCTTCGCTCaagaaaatctgaaaatattgcaGCTATAGCCCgtggtgttgacgaaaacccaggtttgtcgattcctcgtcgattttGGCAATTAGGCGTTCCACTAACGActttacaccgtattttgcataaatacTGAAGTCTTAAGTGCAGTTAACACTAGAAATCAAGCAGGTCGATaaccagcaacgtcgtatctttgCTGATTGGGTGCTTGAAATGCATCAGATGATGAAGCCCATTTGCAACTTcgaggctacgttaataagcagaattctCTTATTTGGAACTCGGAAAATAttagaatgattgttgaaaagcataATCATCTTCAACATATCATTGTTTGTGCTGGAGGAGTGATTGAAcattaattattcaaaaatgaggaTGGTGCAACTGTTGCACAACTGTTGTTGAGTTTGGAGTGCACTACAGACTACAGAgtcgcaattttgcaaggaCATTTTGTTGGCCATGTTATTTCTCTAAgatgtgatcacaattggcaccgaaattttatgattaacacctttagacttttttctttgagacCACAGATAAGGCCCAAGACAATGATCTACAATCGATTCAATgccttaaagatgaaattcgtgaattTATCGAGGTTTTTACTCGACCCTATagctgcaaatgtgcgaattggtcatgtaATGTTGATATGTTGATTATTCTTAAATgatatatttcttcaatatcaaactgaaacctctcattggaaaactcttcattTCTTTCTATATGACTTATCCTAGGTATCTAGTAGAACCtaacagtaataaacatagatagagggagcatatggcATTTTCAGTATGACAAATTTTCTCCCCAACATGACCAATCaactttgacatgaagcgcgcagaaatgaaaacatgtcagtgatacaatatttcactcaattcgcaagtttctccacaaagaacgcacttctttcctcttatgtcccatagtgaatcaacgtttcttataaacaaaaatatattgaagtaaataccgaaataaatcagatatttaaaaaacaaacttcaggcgcgccaaacgatgtgaaaccaccgatgacactaggagagcaaaatttaccaaaccttgaattttagcaggtagatacagaaaataatcttttccgatttattatagtgagttattacCTATAGctcacgttgtttgttaatagatactattaattgctcaaaagcaattgaataatgagtaaacaattcaataggagtagataaccTAATATTAACGTTCGCTAAAACGataaaacaaatcacatattcgCAATTTCATTGACGAAATTAATGTAATGATGATTGCGAACCAGAGTATCGAATTGCAGAAGACTTGGCTAGATTTAAATAGCATACTGGGGGGCAAAGGTGAACTCCGCCACTGCTaagatttcaagtttctaggtcattttttttattactccTATTCCATAGAGGGAAAATAATGTATTCATGTTATAGAATCGTAGACCTACTTTCCAAAATCGATAAGAACCAACGGCTGTATTGGCGTCTTTTTTATTGAACGCTGAGAACATCCAGGGATTGGGCTTTATCTCATGTTTGCGATTGTCTTCTTCCATTGCCATCGCATATGCATGTCCTTTGTGGT is a window of Harmonia axyridis chromosome 2, icHarAxyr1.1, whole genome shotgun sequence DNA encoding:
- the LOC123673904 gene encoding septin-7, which encodes MSANNVNSVPTTQPTATIKSRPNIMPSSYMYTSSSALLNRNTDQKPTPPPTLPKYTSSFNAGSGLNRDRDKDSIGGSYRLSSLDRLAMRQKFMDQQSPTSGSTPNGTANGTNGSEINSNSAMQSKREMFFNNAAADTNKDSNRISSKVPPVENKPPEPPIKPSSPESAKDENSKESTPEIVKERPKPKELDGYVGFANLPNQVYRKAVKKGFEFTLMVVGESGLGKSTLINSMFLTDIYNSTDYPGPTQRLKKTVAVETTRVMLKENGVNLLLTVVDTPGFGDAVDNSNCWVPIIEYIESKYEDYLNCEARVTRKQSPDMRIHCCLYFIQPSGHGLKSLDIEFMKRLCDKVNIIPIIAKADTLTAEECTLFKKQILNEIALHKIKIYEFPDSLEDEDDHKLNKSLKDRVPFAVVGSNAVVEIDGKKLRGRKYPWGIAEVENLEHCDFIALRNMVIRTHLQDLKDVTNNVHYENYRCRKLAGLGVDGKTNRILNKNPLAQMDEEKREHDLKMKKMEAEMEQVFEMKVREKKQKLKDSEIELTRRHEATKKQLDQQTKELEEKRRQFEMEKEAWEKDNQVTIDELRRRSLEGSRETVDGKKKKKGLF